GTATAAGATATTAAGAGGATTACGCAAAGGATATGCACCTTTGTGGTATCGCAAGCGCCGTTTTAAAGGACGTTTCTTACCTGATAATAAAAGTATACATACCCTGATGAGGGGAATGGGTAATACAACTTTTATGTCTAAGAAATGACGATTCCAATCGTTAAATTCATAAGCCATTTTGATGGCTTGTATTTGTTCATAGGTTATGGTTTCTTTCACTTCCGGAAAAATTTTATAATAAAGTTGCTCAAAACTAGGATAAGAATACTGCAAAATTTTTTTTGCCAGGAACTCATTAGTATTTATAAAGTAATGTCCTTATAAATACCTATAGAAGCACCTTTATTGAAGAATTGTTGAGAGCTTTAATATTAGCTTCTTTGCTAGTTTTTATCTATATGCACAATTGTAAAGATGTTTGGATTGCAAAGATAAGTGATCACACCCTTGACAAAGCCTATGCTGCTTACTGACAACGTGTTTTTCAACTAACTGCATTTCACTCGACCTTTCAAATGATTTATCATCACATCTTATATGAGTATAATTGGCGTTTGAACCTCCCCACGTCTAAAGCCAGGGGATTCTTGCCCACCTGAAAAAGGCGACAACGGGACATTCAAGTATCCCTCTACTCACTCAAAGAGCTTTTGCTCTCATTCGCGCATACTTTCTGAGTCCTTCATATTTTAAAGATGAACGCTCCATATCCTGCCATTATTCGCCCTTTAACTATTCCGAATCGAGTCGGATATGTCCGTTGCCGGGATTGCTCCGTACTAGGATACTTCAATGCGCTGAAGGTTATTCCTACTTGTTTTCTCGCTAATCTATTTTAACACTGTGGCTAAAGCCACGCAATCGTTTGACGGAACTTAAAAGTTCTTACCGCCTTCTCCCCATGCCTAAAGTCAGGGGCTTGCGTCTCGTTTTTCGGTCAATATGGCAGGGAAAAAGATTTACGATGAGTCAAAACGTAGGTTCACTATGACTTTGACCGAAACGGCTATTCAATGGCTAGAACTAAAAAAAGTAGAACTGGGCGCAAATAGTCTGAGTGATGTTATAGAACGTATGTCACGGGAAAAGCTCCCCAAAAAGGTTAACAGTGGGAAGCTTTAGGTAGCTTTTAATTTACAGCAGTACACCCTGTAATCCGCCTGTATGTAATAGTAACAAGCGATCGCCTTTTGGAAAAAATCCCCGCTTCAGTAAATCCACTACACCATAGAACATTTTTGCAGTATATACGTAATCGAGCGGTATGCTGTGCGCCTGTTCAAATTGCTTGCTGAACATCAGCAGTTGTTCATTAACCTTTGCATAACCACCAAAGTGATAATCACACATCAATTCCCAAGGTGCTGGAGAATGATTGGGTACAGATAACCCAGACTCTAAATAATTCCTCAGCAAATTGTCAATTTCCTCGGCGAGAAATCCCCCATTTTTCAGCACAGGAAAACCAATCACTCTTTGTCCTTGATTGAGCGCAAGTGCAGTACCAGCTAATGTAGTACCTGTACCACAAGCCAAGCAGATAGTATCAAAAGCGCCAGCATAGCCAACTATTTCTGTACAACCACGCACGCCGTTTAAATTGCTACCACCTTCAGGAATAATAAACACTTCACCGAAACGCTGTTTTAAATCTTCCTGTAATTCTTTTGTGTGCTTTTGTCGGTAAGTCTCACGATTAAGATATACAAGCTGCATCCCTTGCTGTACAGCAAAACTCAGCGTTGGGTTGAGTGGTAATCTTTCCTCACCACGAATTACCCCAATCGTGCGGAAGCCGAAGAGATTACCAGCTGCTGCGGTAGCAAAGATGTGGTTAGAATAAGCACCACCAAAGGTTAGCAAAGTTGTGAAATTTTGCTCTTTAGCCTCCAAGAGGTTGTATTTCAACTTAAACCATTTGTTACCGTTAACTAATGGGTGCATACAATCGAGGCGCAGTACTGATAATTCTACACCAGCCTGGCGGGCGATCGCGTTGTCTATTTGCTGGGTAAAGGGCGGAAGAAAGGGTGAGGACATAAGGGAAAAATTCACGCACCACGCACCAAGCGCAGAGGAGAAAGATTTTTATTGCTTAATTGTCAGCTAAGAAATAGGGTGAGAATAGAGAATATTTGCCAAATTATTCAGACACTCTATGGCTAAAGTTTTTGACTGTATTACTGAGGAACTGCAAAACTTTATTGCTAGTCAACACATTTTCTTTGTTGGTTCTGCTCCTTTGAGTGCTACTGGTCATGTTAACCTGTCTCCGAAGGGGTTGGAAAGTTTTCGCATCCTCTCTGCTCATCAAGTAGCTTACCTGGATTTTACAGGTAGTGGTAACGAAACTTCAGCGCACCTCCAAGAAAATGGGCGCATTACTTTCATGTTTTGCGCCTTTGAGGAACCCCCACGTATTCTGCGCCTCTACGGTCAGGGATAC
The window above is part of the Nodularia spumigena CCY9414 genome. Proteins encoded here:
- a CDS encoding 1-aminocyclopropane-1-carboxylate deaminase/D-cysteine desulfhydrase; this translates as MSSPFLPPFTQQIDNAIARQAGVELSVLRLDCMHPLVNGNKWFKLKYNLLEAKEQNFTTLLTFGGAYSNHIFATAAAGNLFGFRTIGVIRGEERLPLNPTLSFAVQQGMQLVYLNRETYRQKHTKELQEDLKQRFGEVFIIPEGGSNLNGVRGCTEIVGYAGAFDTICLACGTGTTLAGTALALNQGQRVIGFPVLKNGGFLAEEIDNLLRNYLESGLSVPNHSPAPWELMCDYHFGGYAKVNEQLLMFSKQFEQAHSIPLDYVYTAKMFYGVVDLLKRGFFPKGDRLLLLHTGGLQGVLL
- a CDS encoding pyridoxamine 5'-phosphate oxidase family protein, with protein sequence MAKVFDCITEELQNFIASQHIFFVGSAPLSATGHVNLSPKGLESFRILSAHQVAYLDFTGSGNETSAHLQENGRITFMFCAFEEPPRILRLYGQGYTILPSSPDWNNLYSLFPQIPGTRQIIVADIERVQSSCGFAVPLYEYQSQRQTLINWASKKGEPGIQEYQQQKNIISIDGLPTPLNNT